The Camelina sativa cultivar DH55 chromosome 16, Cs, whole genome shotgun sequence sequence GCATCTTCATTCAGCTAAAAATCTGTTTGAAGAGCCTCGTGTATCAGAATCCGAGTGGTCAGGCAGTTCTGATCATGGTGGTATCAGCACTGATGACTCTACCAATAGTTCGAATGATACAACCGCGAGGGACACCACGAGAAACTCTTTGGATGAGGACGAGGTAGAGAAGCTTAAAACCGAGGTTGCTGGTTTGACGAGGCAAGCAGATCTTTCTGAGATGGAACTGCAAAGCCTGAGGAAACAAATTGTTAAAGAGACTAAAAGAAGTCAAGATCTCCTCAGGGAAGTGAATAGCTTGAAGCAGGAGAGAGATACGTTAAAACAAGATTGCGAGAGACATAAAGTATCTGACAAGCATCAAGGAGAGAGTAAAATGAGGAACAGGTTGCAGTTTGAAGGAAGGGATCCATGGATTCTTTTGGAGGAAACAAGAGAAGAACTTGACTATGAGAAAGATCGAATTTTCAATCTTAGGTTACAGCTCCAGAAGACGCAAGAATCAAACTCAGAGTTGATTCTTGCTGTTCAAGATCTTGAAGAAATGCTTGAGGAAAAGAGTAAAGAAGGAGCTGATCTTCCTTCCAAATCAAGAACCTCTGATGAGATTCAAGAATCAATGAGAAGTGAGacagatgaagatgaggatggaAAGACACTTGAGGACCTCGTAAAGAAACACGTGGATGCCAAAGATACACACGTATTGGAGCAGAAGATCACTGATCTGTATAATGAGATTGAGATCTATAAACGTGATAAAGATGAGCTTGAGATACAGATGGAACAGCTTGCTTTGGACTATGAGATACTGAAACAAGAAAATCATGATATCTCATACAAGCTAGAGCAGAGCCAACTGCAAGAACAGTTAAAGATGCAATACGAATGTTCATCTTCACTAGTGGATGTGACAGAGCTTGAGAACCAAGTGGAGAGTCTTGAAACTGAGCTGAAGAAACAATCCGAAGAGTTTTCGGAGTCTTTGTGCCGGATTAAAGAAGTTGAAACACAAATGAAGACcttggaagaagagatggagaaacAGGCTCAGGTGTTTGAGGCAGACATTGATGCAGTCACACGAGGTAAAGTGGAGCAAGAGCAAAGAGCTATCCAAGCCGAAGAAACGCTAAGGAAGACGAGGTGGAAGAATGCTAGTGTTGCTGGAAAACTCCAGGATGAATTCAAGAGACTCTCTGAGCAGATGGATTCAATGTTTACATCAAATGAGAAAATGGCTATGAAGGCTATGACTGAAGCTAACGAGTTACGAATGCAGAAACGTCAACTAGAAGAAATGATCAAGAACGCTAACGATGAGCTCCGAGCAAACCAATCTGAGTACGAGGCAAAGCTCCATGAGGTTTCTGAAAAGCTGAGTTTCAAAACAAGTCAGTTGGAGGAAATGTTAGAGAATCTTGATGAGAAATCTAATGATATAGAGAAACAGAAGAGGCATGAAGAGGATGTTACTGCAAAGTTAAACCAAGAGATCACAATGCTGAAGGAGGAGGTTGAGAAACTTAAGAAGGACAAAGATAGCCTCGTGGTACAGGCAGAGCACCTGAGAGATGAACTGGAAAAGACGAGTGAATCGGTTATGGAAGCTGAGGCTTCAGTAcagagagagaaaatgaagaagattgaGGTAGAGAGCAAGATCTCACTAATGAGGAAAGAGTCAGAGTCTCTAGCAGAGGAGTTGCAAGTGGTGAAGCGTGTCAAGAATGAAAAGGAGACATCAATTTCACTCTTACAAACAGAGCTAGAAACCGTAAGAGCTCAGTGCAATGATCTTAAGCATTCTTTATCAGAgaatgatttggagatggagaagcaCAAGAAGCAAGTGGCACAAGTGAAAACtgagttgaagaagaaagaagaagcaatggcTAATCTCGAGAAGAAGCTGAAAGAAAGCAGAACCGCGATTAACAACTTAACGAAGACCGCGCagagaagcaacaacaacattaaaGGAAGTCCAGTAGGATCTACTAAAGAAGTTGCGGTTatgaaagataaaataaaatttcttgagGTATATGCATCTAAAATTTTCTGTATTCGTTTCAGTATTGATATCTTCAAGTCGATATGATAACCTTTTGATGAACTTGTGATCCAGGGTCAAATCAAACTGAAGGAAACTGCTCTTGAATCTTCATCAAATATGTTCATTGAAAAGGAAAAGAGTCTGAAGAACAGAATCGAGGAACTGGAAACTAAGCTTGATCAAAAGAGCCAAGAGGTTGTTAACAGAGAAACAACATTTTCATGCAAACCAAACAACATTGAACATTAGAAAGTTTAACTCATTACCTTTGATGAAACAGATGATGAGTGACAAGGAGCCTTTAAATGGTCAAGAAAACGAAGATATCCGAGTTCTTGTAGCGGAGATGGAGTCTTTGCGAGAGAGTAATGGATCGATGGAAATGGAGCTGAAGGACATGCGAGAGAGATACTCAGAGATAAGTCTAAGATTTGCTGAAGTCGAAGGTGAGAGACAACAGCTTGTAATGACAGTACGTAATCTTAAAAACGCTAAGAGGAGCTAAACCGGTTTATAAACAGAAACCGGTTCTCATATATTTGATGATTTCACCACAgttacataatttgtttttgtaatatacactgggaaaaaaaaacaactttaaaaTGTAATTATGTACTTTGTTTTCAAGTAATCTGCAACTCCATAACAGCATAAGTTTAAAATTTCTCGTGTGTTATTGTAACCGGGTTGATTTAAAGGTTTACTTGAAAACAAGTAATCAACCAGGTTACAAATAGCACACGAGACGATTCTGCTTGATCGAATGGTAGAAGAAGGTCATCAACCTGACGGATTTACTTACGGAACAATTGTAAATGGAATGATCAGACATTACAACAACTTGATCAAAGCTTCTCTATCTTTAAAAATCATTCTTctcaacaagacaacaaacaAGTGTTTGCATCAACTCTTGTCCGTAACCTAGcaagaaaagaacaaatataaTCCAGTCATATTTTGTAATGATCGGACattattacaacaacaacttgtCAATATAATAGAAGCAAAAACGTCAATTCACCTCACTTCTTATCTCTCCAGGATGATGAAACTGTTTTTAAGAAAGCATATCGAGGAAGCTTTTGTCCAATCTCCCATCATGTAACATATTAGTCACCAAGCCAAAGGTCGAAGCATCTCCAGCAAACCCGCAACTTCTCATTTCGTTGATGAGTTCTGCTGATGCGGCTTGTTCACCATCTCTAAGGTGCGCCCTAATCAGCGTATTATAGGTACCACTATCTGGGAGAATcccatcttctttcatttttctgaaCAAGGCATCCGCTTCTTGCATTAAGCTTTTCCTACATAATCCTGAGATCATTGTTGTGTAGGCTACAACATTAGGCTTAACTCCTTTATGGCTGAGGCTACAAAACAAATCCCACGCTTCTCCCACCTTACCAGCCTTGCACATCCCATCAATCATAGTATTATATGTAATAATATCAAGTTCCATTTCACTCTTTTGCATGTCCTTGAGTATGACCAATGCTGTCTCTAGCTTCCCGTTATTACAAAGCCCATCTAATAATATGTTGTACGTCATAAGATTGGCAGGCACACGATCAGAAACCATCTGTTTGAATACCATTTGGGCATAATCACAGTCGCCAGCTTGAAAAAACCCTTGGATAAGAGTGGTGTAAGTGACTGTGTTGCCAACCAATCCCATTTGAGACATCTCGTGGAAGAGTTGCATACCTTCTTCTACTCTCTTAGACTTACAGAGCCCCTTTATGAGAGTATTATATGTCACTACATTTGGGAGGCAATCCTTGCTAACCATGAATTCAAACATATGCTTAGCCTTGTCTAGGAGATCGTGCATACAAAACCCATTGATCAATGAATTATAAGTGACAATATCAGGATCTATAGACCTTTTGATCATCTCCTTGTACAACTTTTcagcttctagaagcttcccCTCCTTTGCAAAGGCATCGATCAATGCATTGAACGTAACTACATTGGGGTTGGTTTTCTTTTCAATCATATCTCTAAGTAGTTGAGAGGCATCAGTCCATCTTCCGTAATTACAAAGGCAACTAATGAGGGAGCTGTAGGTAACAACATTGGCTCTAAttcctttcttctccatttcgTTGAACAAGTTGAGTGCATCATCCACATGTTTGTATTTGCAAAGAGCATCGATGACTGTGCTGTAGATGACTACATTCGCCTCTATTTTCCCTTCATCCATCTTCATGAGCAGATTTAAAGCCAAATCAATATCACCTCTCTTACATAATCCGTTTACCACCACACCGTAAGTAACCAGATCTGGTTGACAACCTCTTTGAACCATCCGGTCAACTAAAGCCACTGCTTCTGAAGCTTTGTTGTGAAGAAAAAGGCCATGGATAAGAGTGTTAAATGTAACAGTATTAGGTTGATATCCCATTGCCACCATCTGATCAACCAAAGCTACGGCATCAGAAATCCTATTCCCGTGATAGAAACCATTGACAAGAGAAGAAAGTGTGACAACATTGGGCTCATAAccgagtttcatcatcttcccaaGAAGAGCTAAAGCAAGAGAGAGCTGAGAGCGTCGGCAGAAACAGTTAATGAGAATACTGTAAGTATAGAGATCATGTGCAATTCCCAGCTTTTGCATCTGCTCTCCCAAGAAGATGACAACATCAAACTTGTTCATCTTAGCAATAGCACTCAACAGTTTGCTGAACTCAATGATGGAAGGCAAAGGACGAGACTTGACCATAACACTGAACAGATAAACAGCATCATCTAACTTTAAATCACTCAGCCGATTTCTACTCAATTTCTCTCTGCAATCATAACAAGTAGTAGCAAAAGATCGTTCCAAACAACGGAAACCGCAAAGAGCAGTTCCAGGAGGGGTACCTTTAACCAGAGTAGGCCGAT is a genomic window containing:
- the LOC104753006 gene encoding golgin subfamily A member 6-like protein 22 — protein: MFKSARWRNEKNRIKVVFRLKFHATQASQFNTEGLVLSLVPGDVGKPTARSEKAIVKDGHCRWEIPVYETVKFLKDAKTGKVNQRIYHLIVSSITPGSTRGGLVGETSIDFADYVDATKTCNVSLPLHNSNSKKALLHVSIQRQLEFDDPQRDVDECETLRKMSQGQDLKSHLSIGDGVETGNSVSHEEGPFGKAARFAELRRRASIESDSTMSSTGSVIEPNTPEEAAKPLRHPTKHLHSAKNLFEEPRVSESEWSGSSDHGGISTDDSTNSSNDTTARDTTRNSLDEDEVEKLKTEVAGLTRQADLSEMELQSLRKQIVKETKRSQDLLREVNSLKQERDTLKQDCERHKVSDKHQGESKMRNRLQFEGRDPWILLEETREELDYEKDRIFNLRLQLQKTQESNSELILAVQDLEEMLEEKSKEGADLPSKSRTSDEIQESMRSETDEDEDGKTLEDLVKKHVDAKDTHVLEQKITDLYNEIEIYKRDKDELEIQMEQLALDYEILKQENHDISYKLEQSQLQEQLKMQYECSSSLVDVTELENQVESLETELKKQSEEFSESLCRIKEVETQMKTLEEEMEKQAQVFEADIDAVTRGKVEQEQRAIQAEETLRKTRWKNASVAGKLQDEFKRLSEQMDSMFTSNEKMAMKAMTEANELRMQKRQLEEMIKNANDELRANQSEYEAKLHEVSEKLSFKTSQLEEMLENLDEKSNDIEKQKRHEEDVTAKLNQEITMLKEEVEKLKKDKDSLVVQAEHLRDELEKTSESVMEAEASVQREKMKKIEVESKISLMRKESESLAEELQVVKRVKNEKETSISLLQTELETVRAQCNDLKHSLSENDLEMEKHKKQVAQVKTELKKKEEAMANLEKKLKESRTAINNLTKTAQRSNNNIKGSPVGSTKEVAVMKDKIKFLEGQIKLKETALESSSNMFIEKEKSLKNRIEELETKLDQKSQEMMSDKEPLNGQENEDIRVLVAEMESLRESNGSMEMELKDMRERYSEISLRFAEVEGERQQLVMTVRNLKNAKRS
- the LOC104753007 gene encoding pentatricopeptide repeat-containing protein At1g63130, mitochondrial-like isoform X2 translates to MVKSRPLPSIIEFSKLLSAIAKMNKFDVVIFLGEQMQKLGIAHDLYTYSILINCFCRRSQLSLALALLGKMMKLGYEPNVVTLSSLVNGFYHGNRISDAVALVDQMVAMGYQPNTANVVIYSTVIDALCKYKHVDDALNLFNEMEKKGIRANVVTYSSLISCLCNYGRWTDASQLLRDMIEKKTNPNVVTFNALIDAFAKEGKLLEAEKLYKEMIKRSIDPDIVTYNSLINGFCMHDLLDKAKHMFEFMVSKDCLPNVVTYNTLIKGLCKSKRVEEGMQLFHEMSQMGLVGNTVTYTTLIQGFFQAGDCDYAQMVFKQMVSDRVPANLMTYNILLDGLCNNGKLETALVILKDMQKSEMELDIITYNTMIDGMCKAGKVGEAWDLFCSLSHKGVKPNVVAYTTMISGLCRKSLMQEADALFRKMKEDGILPDSGTYNTLIRAHLRDGEQAASAELINEMRSCGFAGDASTFGLVTNMLHDGRLDKSFLDMLS
- the LOC104753007 gene encoding pentatricopeptide repeat-containing protein At1g63070, mitochondrial-like isoform X1, with the translated sequence MVKSRPLPSIIEFSKLLSAIAKMNKFDVVIFLGEQMQKLGIAHDLYTYSILINCFCRRSQLSLALALLGKMMKLGYEPNVVTLSSLVNGFYHGNRISDAVALVDQMVAMGYQPNTVTFNTLIHGLFLHNKASEAVALVDRMVQRGCQPDLVTYGVVVNGLCKRGDIDLALNLLMKMDEGKIEANVVIYSTVIDALCKYKHVDDALNLFNEMEKKGIRANVVTYSSLISCLCNYGRWTDASQLLRDMIEKKTNPNVVTFNALIDAFAKEGKLLEAEKLYKEMIKSKDCLPNVVTYNTLIKGLCKSKRVEEGMQLFHEMSQMGLVGNTVTYTTLIQGFFQAGDCDYAQMVFKQMVSDRVPANLMTYNILLDGLCNNGKLETALVILKDMQKSEMELDIITYNTMIDGMCKAGKVGEAWDLFCSLSHKGVKPNVVAYTTMISGLCRKSLMQEADALFRKMKEDGILPDSGTYNTLIRAHLRDGEQAASAELINEMRSCGFAGDASTFGLVTNMLHDGRLDKSFLDMLS